A stretch of the Vigna radiata var. radiata cultivar VC1973A chromosome 7, Vradiata_ver6, whole genome shotgun sequence genome encodes the following:
- the LOC106769494 gene encoding uncharacterized protein LOC106769494, with protein MAATNAGALVESASADEAAAKTAQKRYEGLLMVRNKAIKGKGAWYWTHLEPLLAHNTETGLPKAVKLRCTLCDAVFSASNPSRTASEHLKRGTCPNFNSAAKPISSVSPVVVPSSSPSSASPFSAQHNHRKRTTTSPSASGSGSGSLYHAPSRFGSALVPQQPHLVLSGGKEDLGALAMLEDSVKKLKSPKTSPGPALSKAQIDSAIEFLGDWVYESCGSVSFASLEHPKFRAFLSQVGLPAVFPRELTGARLEARFEEAKVESEARIRDAMFFQIASDGWKWNGNVNENGKSYDSGLVNLSVNLPNGTSLYRRALFVTASAPSKYAEEVLWETITGICGNLVQQCVGIVADRFKAKALKNLENQNHWMVNLACQYQGFNSLIKDFAKELPLFRAVVHNCLKLANLFNYTSQVRNSFHKYQLQEYGHTWLLRVPLHEFELGPVYAMMEDTLSSVRALQLVLLDEPFKMVAIEDQGAREVGDMIRDVGFWKDLEAIHGLVKLVKDMAQEIEAERPLVGQCLPLWDELRAKVKDWCSKFHIAEGVVEKLVERRFKKNYHPAWAAAYILDPLYLVRDTSGKYLPPFKYLTPEQEKDVDRLITRLVARDEAHIALMELMKWRTEGLDPVYAQAVQMKERDPITGKMRIVNPQSSRLVWETYLTEFKSLGKVAVRLIFLHATSCGFKCNWSLWRWVYAHGHHSRTALNKVQKLIFIAAHSKLERRDFSNDQEKDAELFTSANGEDDVLNEVLVDTSSV; from the coding sequence ATGGCGGCGACGAACGCCGGCGCGTTGGTGGAGTCGGCCTCCGCCGACGAAGCGGCGGCGAAGACGGCGCAAAAGCGCTACGAGGGGCTTCTGATGGTTCGAAACAAAGCGATAAAAGGTAAAGGCGCATGGTACTGGACACACCTGGAACCCTTACTGGCTCACAACACCGAAACGGGACTCCCCAAAGCAGTGAAACTCCGTTGCACTCTCTGCGATGCTGTTTTCTCTGCTTCCAACCCTTCACGCACCGCCTCCGAACACCTCAAGCGCGGCACGTGTCCCAATTTCAACTCCGCCGCCAAACCCATTTCTTCTGTCTCCCCCGTTGTCGTTCCTTCTTCTTCGCCCTCTTCAGCTTCTCCCTTTTCGGCTCAGCACAACCATCGCAAGCGAACAACAACTTCGCCTTCTGCTTCGGGTTCCGGTTCGGGTTCCCTCTACCACGCGCCATCGCGGTTCGGGTCGGCTTTGGTTCCGCAGCAGCCGCATTTGGTGCTGTCGGGTGGGAAAGAGGATTTGGGGGCTTTGGCCATGTTGGAGGATAGCGTGAAGAAGCTGAAGAGTCCCAAAACTTCTCCTGGGCCCGCTTTGAGTAAGGCCCAAATCGATAGCGCGATTGAGTTTTTGGGCGATTGGGTATACGAGTCCTGTGGCTCGGTGTCTTTCGCGAGTTTGGAGCACCCGAAGTTCCGAGCTTTTCTGTCACAGGTTGGTTTGCCGGCGGTGTTTCCGAGGGAGCTGACAGGGGCGAGGTTGGAGGCGAGGTTCGAAGAGGCTAAGGTTGAGTCGGAGGCGAGGATCAGGGATGCGATGTTCTTTCAGATTGCGTCTGACGGGTGGAAGTGGAATGGGAATGTGAATGAGAATGGGAAGAGTTACGATTCTGGGTTGGTGAATTTGAGCGTGAATCTTCCGAATGGGACCAGCTTGTACAGAAGGGCGTTGTTTGTTACTGCTTCTGCGCCTTCCAAGTATGCGGAGGAGGTTCTGTGGGAGACAATAACTGGCATTTGTGGGAATCTCGTGCAACAGTGTGTTGGGATAGTTGCAGACAGGTTCAAGGCCAAGGCTTTGAAAAACTTAGAGAATCAGAATCATTGGATGGTTAATCTCGCTTGTCAGTATCAGGGCTTCAACAGTTTGATAAAGGACTTCGCCAAGGAGCTACCCTTGTTCAGGGCTGTGGTTCACAATTGTCTCAAGCTCGCCAATTTGTTCAATTACACCTCTCAGGTGAGGAACAGTTTCCACAAGTACCAGCTGCAGGAGTACGGCCACACCTGGCTCCTGCGGGTGCCCCTGCACGAGTTTGAATTGGGGCCTGTGTATGCTATGATGGAGGACACGTTGAGCTCGGTTCGGGCCTTGCAGTTGGTGCTACTGGATGAGCCGTTCAAGATGGTGGCCATTGAGGACCAGGGCGCCAGGGAGGTTGGGGACATGATTCGGGATGTGGGGTTCTGGAAGGACTTGGAAGCCATTCATGGTTTGGTGAAATTGGTGAAGGACATGGCTCAGGAGATTGAGGCAGAGAGGCCTCTGGTTGGGCAATGCCTTCCCCTTTGGGATGAGTTGAGAGCAAAAGTGAAGGATTGGTGCTCCAAGTTCCACATTGCAGAAGGGGTGGTGGAGAAGCTGGTTGAGAGAAGGTTCAAGAAGAACTACCACCCTGCTTGGGCTGCTGCTTACATTCTTGACCCGCTTTACTTGGTGAGGGACACCAGTGGCAAGTACCTTCCACCATTTAAGTACTTGACACCGGAACAGGAGAAGGATGTTGATAGGCTAATAACTAGGCTTGTTGCAAGAGACGAAGCACATATTGCTCTGATGGAGCTGATGAAGTGGAGGACGGAAGGGCTTGACCCGGTATATGCTCAAGCTGTTCAGATGAAGGAGAGGGATCCAATTACTGGGAAGATGAGGATTGTCAATCCACAGAGTAGTAGGCTTGTGTGGGAAACTTATTTGACAGAATTCAAGTCCTTGGGGAAAGTTGCAGTGAGGCTAATATTCCTTCATGCAACCTCATGTGGCTTCAAATGCAATTGGTCCTTGTGGAGATGGGTTTATGCTCATGGCCATCACTCCAGGACTGCACTCAACAAGGTCCAGAAGTTGATATTTATTGCAGCTCATTCCAAACTTGAGAGAAGGGATTTTTCCAATGATCAAGAGAAGGACGCAGAGCTGTTCACCTCGGCAAACGGTGAGGATGATGTGTTAAACGAAGTTCTTGTTGATACATCCTCAgtgtaa
- the LOC106768703 gene encoding SNARE-interacting protein KEULE, translating into MSVSDSDSSSSSYGADHKSLKQVSRERLLHEMLRSAKTGDSKSTWKVLIMDKLTVKIMSHSCKMADITDEGVSLVEDIYKRRQPLPAMDAIYFIQPTRENIIMFLSDMSGRKPLYRKAFVFFSSPIARELVMEIKKDAQVLPRIGALREMNLEYFTIDTQGFITNNERALEELFGDEENNRKAVACLNVMATRIATVFASLREFPFVRFRAAKSLDATTMTTFHDLIPTKLAAGVWDCLMKYKKTIPNFPQTETCELLIIDRTIDQIAPVIHEWTYDAMCHDLLNMDGNKFVHEVPSKTGGPPERKEVLLEDHDPIWVELRHAHIADASERLHEKMTNFISKNKAAQIQHGSRGSGEMSTRDLQKMVQALPQYSEQIDKLSLHVEIAGKINRIIRESGLRELGQLEQDLVFGDAGMKEVIKFLTTNEDTTRENKLRLLMILASIYPEKFEGEKGLNLMKVAKLTDDDAIAINNLRMLEGEPDTKKTSISSFALKFDMHKKKRAARKDRSGEEETWQLSRFYPIIEELIEKVSKNELSKLDYPCLNDPSPTFHGTPLAGPITHNPPAHSMRSRRTPTWAKPRGSDDDGYSSDPVLRHASSDFKKMGQRIFIFIVGGATRSELRTCHKLTGKLRREVILGSSSIDDPAQYITKLKMLTAQEPSLDDLHI; encoded by the exons ATGTCCGTGTCGGATTCCGATTCCTCCTCCTCCTCGTATGGCGCTGACCACAAAAGCCTAAAACAAGTTAGCCGCGAGC GATTGTTACATGAAATGCTCAGGTCAGCAAAAACAGGGGATTCAAAATCTACATGGAAG GTACTAATAATGGACAAACTCACTGTAAAGATAATGTCTCATTCTTGCAAGATGGCTGATATCACTGATGAAGGCGTGTCAT TGGTTGAAGACATATACAAGCGAAGGCAGCCGTTGCCCGCCATGGATGCTATATACTTCATACAGCCAACAAGAGAGAA CATAATTATGTTTCTGTCAGACATGTCTGGAAGGAAACCCTTGTACAGGAA ggcatttgttttctttagttcACCTATTGCCAGAGAATTGGTTatggaaattaaaaaagatgCACAGGTGTTGCCTCGAATAGGTGCTCTAAGAGag ATGAACTTGGAATATTTTACCATAGACACTCAG GGCTTCATTACAAACAATGAAAGAGCTTTAGAGGAGCTATTTGGGGATGAGGAGAATAATCGTAAAGCAGTTGCATGTTTAAATGTGATGGCCACTCGAATTGCTACCGTTTTTGCTTCATTAAGA GAGTTTCCTTTTGTCCGTTTTCGTGCTGCAAAGTCCCTAGATGCAACCACAATGACTACCTTCCATGATCTTATTCCTACAAAACTTGCTGCTGGTGTCTGGGACTGtcttatgaaatataaaaaaactataccTAATTTTCCTCAGACTGAGACCTGCGAGTTACTCATCATTGATAGAACAATCGATCAG ATTGCTCCCGTGATACATGAATGGACATATGATGCCATGTGCCATGATCTGTTGAATATGGACGGAAATAAATTTGTTCATGAG GTTCCTAGCAAGACTGGTGGTCCACCTGAGCGAAAAGAGGTTCTCTTGGAGGATCATGATCCTATATGGGTTGAACTTCGTCATGCACATATTGCAGAT GCTAGTGAACGACTGCATGAGAAGATGACCAACTTCATTTCAAAGAACAAAGCTGCACAAATCCAACATGGTTCGAG AGGTAGTGGTGAAATGTCGACAAGAGACTTACAGAAGATGGTTCAAGCACTTCCACAATACAGTGAGCAAATCGACAAGCTCTCCCTCCATGTAGAG ATTGCAGGAAAAATTAACAGAATTATTAGGGAGTCAGGACTTCGGGAACTTGGGCAGCTGGAGCAAGATCTTGTTTTTGGAGATGCAGGAATGAAAGAAGTGATCAAATTTTTGACTACAAATGAA GATACAACTCGTGAAAATAAGTTACGCCTGTTAATGATTCTCGCGTCCATTTATCCTGAGAAATTTGAGGGTGAAAAGGGTCTGAATTTGATGAAG GTAGCAAAGTTGACAGACGATGATGCGATTGCCATAAATAATTTGAGAATGCTTGAGGGAGAACCTGATACCAAAAAGACTTCGATAAGTTCTTTTGCTCTGAAGTTTGATATGCACAAG AAAAAGCGTGCAGCAAGAAAAGATCGTTCTGGTGAAGAGGAGACATGGCAGTTATCACGTTTTTATCCCATAATAGAG GAACTCATAGAAAAAGTTAGCAAAAATGAATTATCGAAACTGGACTATCCTTGTCTAAATGACCCAAGTCCAACTTTCCATGGTACACCATTAGCTGGACCAATAACTCACAATCCTCCTGCTCATTCTATGAGATCAAGGCGCACACCAACTTGGGCTAAACCTAGAGGCTCTGATGATGATGGATATTCAAG CGATCCGGTGTTAAGACACGCATccagtgatttcaagaagatgGGGCAAcgaatatttatattcattgttGGTGGAGCGACCAGATCTGAG CTTAGGACTTGTCACAAGCTTACTGGTAAGCTGAGGAGGGAAGTTATTCTGGGCTCGTCTAGTATTGATGATCCTGCACAATATATTACG aaattgaagatgCTAACAGCACAGGAACCTTCATTGGATGATCTCCATATTTGA